The following coding sequences lie in one Rutidosis leptorrhynchoides isolate AG116_Rl617_1_P2 chromosome 6, CSIRO_AGI_Rlap_v1, whole genome shotgun sequence genomic window:
- the LOC139853365 gene encoding large ribosomal subunit protein uL2mz, N-terminal part-like, translating into MATSSYCRRLLNGSSSLISSGINSTQIRSKHTITRAKTVVSSERPLRQFVSGKSKSAGRNSKGRITIFHRGGGAKRSQRTIDLKRNTSSVGVVERIEYDPNRTSRIAVVRWEEGADVDRYKKVNAVENFGPPRKVLPTMSINSQGQFSFCSLPGMIEDRRVVSSVPKRDHVMVGLPHGSKSPFTDEASPAVSKMTDVKDVFISAFSSAKAKGNNAPYSFVKALGLPRMAVAGAKPDFFVPRMKDDVKENDGLSLNEIKKWDKDSIVWAHKMKPKAAVSWQSLRRQEILGPVGIAGQGKSKLKLKAMESVKRDGKFTSDRSPVTYILATHQMEVGKMVMNYDSSKRSNDKLLNRY; encoded by the exons ATGGCAACCTCTTCGTACTGTCGACGCCTTCTTAACGGATCATCATCCTTAATTTCTTCAGGAATTAATAGCACTCAGATTAGATCCAAACACACTATCACCC GTGCTAAAACTGTTGTCAGTTCCGAGAGGCCGCTTCGGCAATTCGTCTCGGGTAAAAGTAAGTCTGCTGGTAGAAACTCTAAAGGTCGTATAACAATTTTCCACCGGGGAGGTGGAGCAAAACGATCACAACGAACCATTGATCTAAAACGAAACACTTCATCTGTTGGTGTTGTTGAAAGGATAGAATATGACCCAAATCGTACTTCCCGAATTGCGGTTGTGAGATGGGAGGAGGGGGCAGATGTTGACCGTTATAAGAAAGTCAACGCGGTGGAAAATTTTGGTCCACCTCGTAAGGTCTTACCTACTATGAGTATTAACAGTCAAGGTCAGTTTTCGTTCTGTTCTTTACCTGGGATGATTGAAGATAGACGGGTTGTTTCTTCTGTACCTAAAAGGGATCATGTAATGGTTGGTCTTCCTCATGGGTCAAAAAGCCCGTTTACTGATGAAGCCAGTCCTGCAGTAAGCAAAATGACAGATGTTAAGGATGTTTTTATATCTGCGTTTTCTTCTGCGAAAGCTAAGGGAAATAATGCACCTTATTCCTTTGTTAAAGCTTTGGGTCTGCCAAGAATGGCAGTTGCAGGTGCAAAGCCTGATTTTTTTGTTCCAAGAATGAAAGATGATGTTAAAGAAAACGATGGTTTGTCTCTTAATGAGATCAAGAAATGGGACAAAGATAGCATTGTGTGGGCCCATAAGATGAAACCTAAAGCAGCTGTTTCTTGGCAGAGTTTAAGGCGACAAGAAATATTAGGACCCGTTGGAATAGCTGGTCAAGGCAAGTCAAAGTTGAAGCTGAAAGCAATGGAGAGCGTGAAAAGAGATGGGAAGTTTACTTCAGATCGCTCACCTGTAACTTATATATTAGCCACCCATCAAATGGAAGTTGGAAAGATGGTGATGAATTATGATTCATCTAAACGTTCAAACGACAAGTTACTAAATAGATACTGA
- the LOC139853027 gene encoding histone H2A-like, with amino-acid sequence MDTGGKFKKGVAGRKAGGPKKKPVTRSVKAGLQFPVGRIGRYLKVGRYAKRVGTGAPVYLAAVLEYLAAEVLELAGNAARDNKKNRIIPRHVLLAVRNDDELGKLLNGVTIAHGGVLPNINPVLLPKKALEKAAKEPKSPSKSAKSPKKA; translated from the exons ATGGATACCGGTGGAAAGTTCAAAAAAGGTGTAGCCGGAAGGAAAGCCGGTGGTCCGAAAAAGAAACCGGTTACTCGCTCCGTTAAAGCCGGTCTTCAATTTCCCGTCGGTAGAATCGGCCGTTACCTTAAGGTTGGCCGATACGCTAAGCGTGTCGGTACCGGAGCTCCGGTTTACCTTGCTGCCGTTCTCGAGTACCTTGCTGCTGAG GTTTTGGAGTTGGCTGGCAATGCTGCTAGAGATAACAAGAAGAACAGGATCATACCAAGGCATGTATTGTTGGCTGTGAggaatgatgatgagcttggaaaGCTTTTAAATGGTGTGACAATTGCTCATGGTGGTGTTCTTCCTAACATCAATCCAGTTCTTCTGCCAAAGAAGGCTCTTGAAAAGGCTGCAAAGGAACCTAAATCTCCATCGAAGTCTGCTAAATCACCAAAGAAAGCTTAG